Proteins from a genomic interval of Medicago truncatula cultivar Jemalong A17 chromosome 3, MtrunA17r5.0-ANR, whole genome shotgun sequence:
- the LOC11430721 gene encoding ankyrin repeat-containing protein BDA1, whose protein sequence is MNTTNNGDRLNGAAEAGDIDLLYTVIQDDPFILEMIDLIPFVETPLHIAASMGHLQFASEIMKLKPSFAWKLNQQGFSPIHLAMQNNQNSMVTRFVNFNKDLVRVEGRNGITPLHFASQIGEVELLANFLFACPESIEYLTVRFETALHIAVMNEQYEALQVLLGWLKTNKQRGADLLKYKILNQEDENGNTIFHISALYSEPQALQLLIKTFCQKNKFLKKTRINLCAKNLENKTSLDMAVTREIKSILSSVGAKPGLEVTNAPTLAHKLKSNTTLMSSMFLYIVGLRNDISEEQRNTWLIVATLVATATFQSAMSPPGGVYQVNASDSSLNITSTNSTISTGWSLWGNTGKSVLPGAYFDIFVYLNMLSFSLSTITIYILIPTGGRLGTLVFYPVTSFVGCYLFYFIVIAPTVVHIFSVLFLACWLVTLLYVSLIDFGAALRN, encoded by the exons ATGAATACCACAAATAATGGTGACCGATTGAATGGTGCAGCTGAAGCAGGTGATATAGATCTCCTTTATACAGTAATTCAAGATGATCCATTCATTTTGGAGATGATAGATTTAATACCATTTGTTGAAACTCCTTTGCATATTGCTGCATCTATGGGTCATCTCCAATTTGCCTCCGAGATTATGAAGTTAAAACCTTCATTTGCTTGGAAGCTAAATCAACAAGGATTCAGTCCTATCCATCTTGCTATGCAAAACAACCAAAACAGTATGGTTACTCGCTTTGTGAACTTCAATAAGGACCTTGTTAGAGTTGAAGGAAGAAATGGCATAACTCCTCTTCATTTTGCAAGTCAAATTGGCGAGGTTGAACTTTTAGCTAATTTTCTCTTTGCTTGTCCGGAATCTATTGAATACTTGACTGTGAGGTTTGAGACTGCATTGCATATTGCTGTCATGAATGAACAGTATGAGGCCCTTCAAGTGCTTCTCGGCTGGctcaaaacaaataaacaaagagGTGCTGATTTGCTGAAATATAAAATACTAAACCAGGAGGATGAGAATGGCAATACTATCTTTCACATTTCAGCGCTATATAGTGAGCCACag GCGCTTCAATTGTTGATAAAgactttttgtcaaaaaaataaatttttgaaaaagactAGGATAAATTTGTGCGCCAAGAACTTGGAAAACAAAACATCATTAGACATGGCAGTGACTAGAGAGATCAAGAGTATATTATCAAGTGTTGGAGCAAAACCTGGCTTGGAAGTCACCAATGCACCCACACTTGCACATAAATTGAAATCAAATACTACGTTGATGAGTAGTATGTTCCTTTATATAGTCGGCCTTAGAAACGATATATCAGAGGAGCAACGCAACACTTGGTTGATAGTTGCGACTCTTGTTGCAACTGCCACCTTTCAATCAGCAATGTCTCCACCAGGTGGAGTTTATCAGGTTAATGCTAGTGACAGTAGTTTGAACATCACGTCCACCAATTCTACTATTTCTACCGGGTGGAGTTTATGGGGAAATACTGGGAAATCGGTCTTGCCAGGAGCTTATTTCGATATATTTGTATATCTGAATATGCTTTCTTTTTCCCTATCaactataacaatatatattctGATCCCAACTGGTGGAAGATTAGGCACGCTAGTATTCTATCCAGTGACTTCATTTGTGGGTTGTTATCTCTTTTATTTCATCGTGATAGCACCTACAGTTGTTCACATCTTTTCGGTTTTATTTCTGGCATGTTGGCTTGTAACATTATTATATGTCTCTCTAATTGATTTCGGTGCAGCGTTAAGAAACTGA